The following coding sequences are from one Panicum hallii strain FIL2 chromosome 5, PHallii_v3.1, whole genome shotgun sequence window:
- the LOC112894125 gene encoding uncharacterized protein LOC112894125: MSSMSCSPSPPQDGDHHGRRPLDLLDEYWFFSNTLANSNKPPRLPRSSAKDQREQQKQGSTTSAGPSRLLHASGGRRLLRTPSLPSPHVGMMEEMPKDKDDDLLLVAGSGGANREQQHQPPEQVEVDDDDLNWSSIYEGVLRTRMAEGGASGRSALRRAPSMPVPSSSATDHDHNQITKSTATPPSISRAGESRRRRGEVRSLSARSRSVFQDKKWRSSSDLESIEVQGFRDLGFVFDKEELRESLAGVLPGLKQAKSSRSRSSGGRPYLSEAWQQRPPALVRVQSEARSAAEMKDQLRMWAQAVACNVRQEC; this comes from the coding sequence ATGTCGTCCATGAGCTGCTCGCCCTCGCCACCGCAAGACGGCGACCACCACGGGAGGAGGCCGCTGGACCTGCTGGACGAGTACTGGTTCTTCAGCAACACCCTCGCCAACAGCAACAAGCCGCCGCGGCTGCCCAGGTCGTCTGCCAAGGATCAACGGGAACAGCAGAAGCAGGGCTCGACGACCTCGGCGGGGCCGTCCCGGCTACTACACGCGTCGGGGGGCCGGAGGCTTCTCCGGACTCCGTCGCTTCCGTCGCCCCACGTCGGGATGATGGAGGAGATGCCCAAGGATAAGGACGACGACCTGCTGCTGGTCGCTGGCAGTGGCGGTGCCAATCGAGAACAGCAGCATCAGCCGCCAGAGCAGGTGGAGGTGGACGACGACGACCTCAACTGGAGCTCCATCTACGAGGGCGTCCTGCGCACCAGGATGGCCGAGGGAGGCGCCAGTGGCAGGTCGGCGCTGCGCCGGGCGCCGTCCATGCCCGTCCCATCGTCCTCCGCGACGGACCACGACCACAACCAGATCACCAAGTCCACAGCCACGCCCCCCTCCATCTCCCGGGCAGGTGAatcacggcggcggcgcggcgaggtccgTTCGCTGAGCGCGCGCTCCAGGAGCGTGTTCCAGGACAAGAAGTGGAGGAGCTCCAGCGACCTGGAGTCGATCGAGGTGCAGGGGTTCAGGGACCTAGGCTTCGTCTTCGACAAGGAGGAGCTGAGGGAGAGCCTGGCCGGCGTCCTCCCGGGGCTCAAGCAGGCCAAGAGCAGCCGCAGCCGAAGCAGCGGCGGCAGGCCTTACCTGTCGGAGGCGTGGcagcagcggccgccggcgctgGTGAGGGTGCAGTCGGAGGCGAGGTCCGCGGCGGAGATGAAGGACCAGCTCCGGATGTGGGCGCAGGCCGTCGCGTGCAACGTGCGACAAGAGTGTTag
- the LOC112892901 gene encoding uncharacterized protein LOC112892901: MGLNISKMLNPSRAPFYGIVPGNAATPLGSLVLPVTFRMKDNYRTEYIKFKVADFESSYHAIFGRSALAKFMAVPHYIHLLLKILGKTGVLTFHGNLKKSYSYD, encoded by the coding sequence atggggctgaacatctccaagatgcttaaCCCCAGCAGAGCTccattctacggcatcgtcccgggAAACGCAGCTACACCACTTGGTTCACTGGTCCTGCCGGTCACCTTTAGGatgaaagacaactaccgcacggagtacatcaagttcaagGTGGCCGACTTCGAGTCGTCATACCACGCCATCTTCGGCAGATCAGctttggccaaattcatggccgtacCTCACTACATCCACTTACTACTCAAGATTCTAGGCAAGACAGGTGTACTCACGTTTCatggcaacttgaagaagtcgtacagcTACGATTAA